In Methanosarcina siciliae T4/M, one genomic interval encodes:
- a CDS encoding GrpB family protein — protein MSIGLKRNTVVLESFSPEWEEYFELEKERILGAIKENIISIEHIGSTSIKNSVAKPIIDICIGIGGYPTGFECVKKLESLGYKYLGEYGVEGRHYFRTDSDCVKVHIHMFDAKSDQYLNHILFRDYLNCHPEDLQKYNELKEQLKGKMISREEYTRQKEPLINEILTKAKRWKIREDIEY, from the coding sequence ATGTCAATTGGTTTAAAGAGAAATACTGTTGTTCTGGAAAGCTTTTCCCCCGAATGGGAGGAGTATTTCGAGTTAGAAAAAGAAAGGATACTGGGAGCAATAAAAGAGAATATAATTTCAATAGAGCATATAGGCAGTACCTCAATTAAAAACTCCGTTGCAAAACCAATTATTGATATATGCATCGGGATAGGCGGTTACCCCACAGGCTTTGAATGTGTGAAAAAACTTGAAAGCCTTGGATATAAATATCTGGGGGAATACGGAGTAGAGGGCAGACATTATTTTCGAACGGATTCCGACTGTGTGAAAGTACATATTCATATGTTTGATGCGAAGTCTGACCAGTATTTAAATCATATATTATTTAGAGATTATTTGAACTGTCATCCGGAAGATTTACAAAAATACAACGAACTTAAAGAACAATTGAAAGGAAAAATGATATCCCGTGAAGAATATACCAGACAAAAAGAACCGTTAATAAATGAAATACTTACTAAAGCAAAAAGATGGAAAATTCGTGAAGATATTGAGTATTAA
- a CDS encoding YggS family pyridoxal phosphate-dependent enzyme produces MPVYENTKLILEEIGCATLVCVTKMIEPERINEAIRAGAIIIGENRVQEYEDKRDDILPCETHLIGHLQTNKIKKAVDLFDVIQSIDSLKVIRNIDRRARDLDKVQKVYLQVNIGNEPQKYGFGPDELKNAITEILSLRNVRVEGLMCIPPFVPPEQTRYYFRKMKALFDEMKQENGDNIDIRTLSMGMSGDYRIAIEEGATMVRVGSAIFGKREY; encoded by the coding sequence ATGCCAGTTTATGAAAATACAAAGTTGATCCTTGAGGAGATTGGATGCGCAACACTGGTTTGCGTCACCAAGATGATTGAACCTGAAAGGATAAACGAAGCCATTCGGGCCGGAGCCATTATCATTGGAGAGAACAGGGTTCAGGAGTACGAGGACAAACGTGATGATATACTGCCCTGTGAGACACACCTTATAGGCCATCTACAGACAAACAAAATCAAAAAAGCCGTAGATCTATTTGATGTTATTCAGTCAATTGACTCCCTGAAGGTAATAAGGAATATTGACAGGAGAGCCAGGGATCTTGACAAAGTACAGAAAGTCTATCTTCAGGTTAACATCGGCAACGAACCACAAAAATACGGATTCGGACCTGATGAGCTAAAAAACGCAATAACAGAGATCCTCTCTTTAAGGAATGTTCGTGTGGAAGGTCTCATGTGCATCCCTCCTTTCGTACCCCCTGAACAAACCCGTTACTATTTCAGGAAGATGAAGGCCCTTTTTGATGAAATGAAGCAGGAAAACGGGGATAACATCGATATCAGGACGCTATCCATGGGCATGTCCGGTGACTACAGGATTGCCATCGAGGAAGGAGCCACGATGGTACGTGTGGGTTCTGCCATATTCGGGAAGAGGGAGTACTAA